From the genome of Ktedonobacterales bacterium:
AGTGGTATTTCACTATCCCATCATTTCCCCTCAGCAACAAGCACAAGCCAGGCAGCTAGCGCGGGTTCTCGGCGCAGAGGATGCTGATCTCATTGATGCTTTCGAGTCAGAAAGCGCCTCTTATTTTCTAAACCCCCGCAACGCTCCCTGCATCGGCGTCTTGATTGATGGCCGACTGGTGAGTATCGCCCACAGTTCGCGCCAAACCCCATCAGCCTGTGAATTGGGCGTCAATACCTTACCTGAAGCGCGTCGTCGGGGCTATGCCGCAGCGGCAACCACCCTCTGGACGGCCATTGTGCAGCAGAAGGGACTGGTTCCAATCTACAGCGCCTTTGCCTGGAATACCGCTTCATTACACCTGGCGCAAGCTGTAGGATATGCGCC
Proteins encoded in this window:
- a CDS encoding GNAT family N-acetyltransferase — encoded protein: MTERELLRLHIEAVWNLTLPAVDEDGHELMLTQGLPLPPWSLYLGTFAHEQMAIWHPDVVPERRLQYLEDARKADVVWDQALGMRREVVFHYPIISPQQQAQARQLARVLGAEDADLIDAFESESASYFLNPRNAPCIGVLIDGRLVSIAHSSRQTPSACELGVNTLPEARRRGYAAAATTLWTAIVQQKGLVPIYSAFAWNTASLHLAQAVGYAPGINGVYGPVPEVGE